The Juglans regia cultivar Chandler chromosome 2, Walnut 2.0, whole genome shotgun sequence genome includes a window with the following:
- the LOC108995927 gene encoding LOW QUALITY PROTEIN: E3 ubiquitin-protein ligase DA2L-like (The sequence of the model RefSeq protein was modified relative to this genomic sequence to represent the inferred CDS: inserted 2 bases in 1 codon), translating into MGNKLGRRRQVVDEKYTRPQGLYNHKDVDHKKLRKLILESKLAPCYPGDEECTCDLEECPICFLYYPSLNRSRCCMKSICTECFLQMKVPNSTRPTQCPFCKTANYAVEYRGVKTKEEKGLEQIEEQRVIEAKIRIRQQELQDEEERMLKRQEPSYLCGNVTPTEVDCNSVTVPYSRSPVESEEIVASRDSSPSPMIRPSPLPRPPHRTNRDDDFDLDLEDIMVMEAIWLSIQENSRQRNPADGDFHSEQYAIRGYVSPSLGPPAGSSSSPSGGLACAIAALAERQQIGGESSINPDRSMPACNMLPQAGRFYNRVEXERENYQTAECATECSTDGRMILTRDDGECYGDRGSDVAVAGTSYASSDAAEDSSALPLPDEIEDNLQNATEPIVPESFEEQMMLAMAVSLAEAQAITSGPGVSWQS; encoded by the exons ATGGGTAATAAACTTGGGAGGAGGAGACAAGTGGTAGATGAGAAGTACACCAGACCACAGGGACTTTACAATCATAAAGATGTAGATCATAAGAAGCTTCGAAAGCTAATACTTGAATCTAAGCTTGCTCCATGCTACCCTGGAGACGAAGAATGCACTTGTGATCTTGAAGAGTGTCCGATTTGCTTTCTA TATTATCCAAGTCTCAACCGGTCAAGATGTTGCATGAAAAGCATTTGCACAG AGTGTTTTCTACAGATGAAAGTTCCCAATTCAACTCGTCCGACACA GTGTCCTTTTTGCAAAACTGCAAATTATGCTGTGGAGTATCGAGGTGTTAAAACAAAGGAAGAGAAGGGTTTGGAGCAGatt GAAGAGCAGCGCGTTATAGAAGCCAAGATTAGGATACGGCAGCAGGAGCTTCAGGATGAAGAAGAGAGAATGCTGAAAAGGCAAGAACCCAGCTACTTGTGTGGAAATGTGACACCCACGGAGGTTGACTGTAACTCAGTAACgg TTCCATATTCCAGGTCTCCTGTCGAAAGTGAGGAAATTGTCGCATCTCGTGATTCATCTCCGTCCCCAATGATCCGACCATCTCCACTTCCACGCCCACCTCATAGAACGAACAG GGACGACGATTTTGACCTTGATCTTGAGGACATAATGGTCATGGAAGCAATTTGGCTTTCCATTCAG GAGAACAGCAGACAGAGAAATCCAGCCGATGGTGATTTTCATTCTGAGCAATATGCCATCAGAGGCTATGTCTCGCCTTCCTTGGGTCCACCAGCTGGATCATCATCTTCCCCTTCAGGGGGTCTTGCTTGTGCCATAGCTGCCCTTGCTGAGCGTCAGCAAATAGGTGGAGAATCTTCTATTAATCCCGACAGAAGTATGCCAGCGTGCAATATGCTTCCACAAGCTGGCAGGTTTTACAACcgggtgga agagagagagaattaccAAACTGCAGAGTGCGCAACAGAATGTTCAACTGATGGTAGGATGATTTTGACAAGGGATGATGGAGAATGTTATGGGGACCGTGGATCAGATGTTGCTGTAGCGGGCACCAGTTATGCAAGCTCAGATGCCGCAGAAGATTCTTCTGCATTGCCACTTCCTGATGAAATCGAGGACAACCTTCAAAATGCCACTGAGCCCATTGTTCCTGAGAGTTTTGAGGAACAGATGATGCTGGCTATGGCAGTGTCTTT